A genomic window from Chiloscyllium punctatum isolate Juve2018m chromosome 50, sChiPun1.3, whole genome shotgun sequence includes:
- the LOC140470108 gene encoding SLA class II histocompatibility antigen, DQ haplotype C beta chain-like isoform X1 yields the protein MIVSEQECTRKLEADGSTVGKTLEKIFRDRIYPRLERNRFIRNDLHLFHVQCSCTYRNGRVTRLAWQDGYDGVTVLHYDFTAKRFVATEPFARAEVDRRNQNADYTASVPRRIEGLCGKIKQTAEISNFTEETLAPTSVRAFIEERRGQRVLLCEVRNFAPAEVKVSWLRDGAVITDGRETVSVVPQDDRTFQARSYLTLSGHVDCSYSCQVEHQALGRKLLVPLEHAWTITSEAALTIIGAVLGLLGLSFALVTTILYCRLFHRCSRDSVHPTAKFTRRGGTLCHSNLCHSSVRSNSSASSNTSTTSADDLTKTHT from the exons atgattgtttCAGAACAGGAATGTACCAGGAAATTAGAGGCCGATGGGTCAACGGTAGGGAAAACATTGGAGAAGATTTTCCGGGACAGGATTTACCCGCGTTTGGAGAGGAACAGGTTTATCAGGAATG ACCTGCACCTGTTCCACGTGCAATGCTCCTGCACCTACCGCAACGGCAGAGTGACTCGCCTGGCCTGGCAGGACGGCTACGATGGCGTCACCGTGCTGCACTACGACTTCACCGCGAAACGCTTCGTGGCGACGGAGCCTTTCGCACGGGCCGAGGTGGACAGGCGCAACCAAAACGCGGACTACACGGCCTCCGTGCCGCGACGCATCGAGGGGCTCTGCGGCAAGATCAAGCAGACGGCGGAGATAAGCAACTTCACCGAAGAAACGCTGG CTCCCACATCTGTCAGAGCCTTTATCGAGGAGAGGCGCGGTCAGAGGGTGCTGCTGTGCGAGGTGAGGAATTTCGCCCCCGCCGAGGTGAAGGTGAGCTGGCTGAGAGACGGAGCGGTTATCACCGACGGCCGGGAGACGGTCAGCGTCGTCCCTCAAGATGACAGGACGTTCCAGGCCCGGAGTTACCTCACGCTGAGTGGGCATGTGGACTGCTCCTATTCCTGTCAAGTGGAACACCAGGCCCTCGGCAGGAAACTCCTCGTCCCGCTCG aacacgcCTGGACCATCACAAGTGAGGCAGCATTGACCATCATCGGGGCGGTGCTGGGCCTCCTGGGATTGAGCTTCGCACTGGTCACTACCATTCTCTACTGCCGCCTCTTCCACC GTTGTTCCCGGGACAGTGTTCACCCAACAG CAAAGTTCACCAGGCGCGGAGGAACTCTGTGTCATTCCAATCTGTGTCACAGCAGCGTCAGATCAAACAGCTCAGCCAGTTCAAATACCAGCACCACATCAG CTGATGATTTGACCAAAACCCACACCTGA
- the LOC140470108 gene encoding SLA class II histocompatibility antigen, DQ haplotype C beta chain-like isoform X2, translated as MLGPHKWALLVAVASVLDGVGSSSDLHLFHVQCSCTYRNGRVTRLAWQDGYDGVTVLHYDFTAKRFVATEPFARAEVDRRNQNADYTASVPRRIEGLCGKIKQTAEISNFTEETLAPTSVRAFIEERRGQRVLLCEVRNFAPAEVKVSWLRDGAVITDGRETVSVVPQDDRTFQARSYLTLSGHVDCSYSCQVEHQALGRKLLVPLEHAWTITSEAALTIIGAVLGLLGLSFALVTTILYCRLFHRCSRDSVHPTAKFTRRGGTLCHSNLCHSSVRSNSSASSNTSTTSADDLTKTHT; from the exons ATGCTGGGTCCACACAAGTGGGCACTGCTGGTCGCTGTGGCTTCAGTCCTGGACGGGGTGGGCAGCTCGTCGG ACCTGCACCTGTTCCACGTGCAATGCTCCTGCACCTACCGCAACGGCAGAGTGACTCGCCTGGCCTGGCAGGACGGCTACGATGGCGTCACCGTGCTGCACTACGACTTCACCGCGAAACGCTTCGTGGCGACGGAGCCTTTCGCACGGGCCGAGGTGGACAGGCGCAACCAAAACGCGGACTACACGGCCTCCGTGCCGCGACGCATCGAGGGGCTCTGCGGCAAGATCAAGCAGACGGCGGAGATAAGCAACTTCACCGAAGAAACGCTGG CTCCCACATCTGTCAGAGCCTTTATCGAGGAGAGGCGCGGTCAGAGGGTGCTGCTGTGCGAGGTGAGGAATTTCGCCCCCGCCGAGGTGAAGGTGAGCTGGCTGAGAGACGGAGCGGTTATCACCGACGGCCGGGAGACGGTCAGCGTCGTCCCTCAAGATGACAGGACGTTCCAGGCCCGGAGTTACCTCACGCTGAGTGGGCATGTGGACTGCTCCTATTCCTGTCAAGTGGAACACCAGGCCCTCGGCAGGAAACTCCTCGTCCCGCTCG aacacgcCTGGACCATCACAAGTGAGGCAGCATTGACCATCATCGGGGCGGTGCTGGGCCTCCTGGGATTGAGCTTCGCACTGGTCACTACCATTCTCTACTGCCGCCTCTTCCACC GTTGTTCCCGGGACAGTGTTCACCCAACAG CAAAGTTCACCAGGCGCGGAGGAACTCTGTGTCATTCCAATCTGTGTCACAGCAGCGTCAGATCAAACAGCTCAGCCAGTTCAAATACCAGCACCACATCAG CTGATGATTTGACCAAAACCCACACCTGA